A DNA window from Chiloscyllium plagiosum isolate BGI_BamShark_2017 chromosome 9, ASM401019v2, whole genome shotgun sequence contains the following coding sequences:
- the mpc1 gene encoding mitochondrial pyruvate carrier 1: protein MKKTPEIISGRMTFALCCYSLLFMRFAYKVQPRNWLLFACHFTNESAQIIQGCRLIKHNAQKRMHRSE, encoded by the exons ATGAAGAAAACTCCAGAGATTATTAGTGGCAGGATGACATTTG CATTGTGTTGCTACTCTCTGCTGTTCATGCGGTTTGCATACAAGGTCCAGCCCAGGAATTGGCTCTTGTTTGCCTGTCACTTCACGAATGAAAGTGCACAGATCATTCAGGGATGTCGGCTGATCAAGCACAA TGCTCAGAAGCGGATGCACCGTTCTGAGTAA